A DNA window from Selenomonas sp. oral taxon 126 contains the following coding sequences:
- a CDS encoding DUF6630 family protein: MSLYNLIQAKIFDTYEDWWLKCSSMNRHGFHIVGIENELKSMRDGYNMFVEICPPQEIEGCTSMKAVSGRATDQVNLLLEMEGKRYCRAGLSYDGAAQIMKAFVQKRVLPDVAEYEPTEDDPKAIADTFAALANILRVDAAYTKQLRKKLQASGAKGIDAAWEVLCKKLVRSGRAVGLDWKSEKEDFVAAVQTLSTGTGLAVDETLCGDAGGIPVWSRELNAQWEDHVLAALDMNSEDYVLLILTRADFVRAAECARVLLHRIARAEEM, translated from the coding sequence ATGAGCCTATACAATCTGATTCAGGCGAAAATCTTTGATACTTATGAGGACTGGTGGTTAAAGTGCAGTTCGATGAACCGTCACGGCTTTCATATTGTGGGGATCGAGAACGAATTGAAGTCCATGCGGGACGGGTACAATATGTTTGTGGAGATCTGCCCGCCACAAGAGATCGAGGGCTGCACGTCCATGAAGGCAGTCAGTGGGCGGGCTACCGATCAGGTGAATTTGCTGCTGGAAATGGAGGGAAAAAGATACTGTCGCGCGGGACTTTCGTATGACGGTGCGGCGCAGATCATGAAGGCCTTCGTGCAAAAAAGAGTGCTCCCCGATGTCGCGGAATATGAGCCGACCGAAGACGATCCAAAAGCGATTGCGGACACATTCGCTGCGCTTGCCAATATTCTGCGCGTGGATGCCGCATATACGAAGCAGCTGCGGAAAAAGTTACAAGCATCGGGGGCAAAGGGCATTGACGCCGCATGGGAGGTACTTTGCAAAAAACTGGTGCGCAGCGGCAGGGCAGTGGGGCTTGACTGGAAGAGCGAGAAGGAGGACTTCGTCGCTGCCGTGCAAACACTGTCGACGGGCACAGGGCTTGCCGTCGACGAAACGCTGTGCGGTGATGCGGGCGGGATTCCGGTCTGGAGCAGGGAGCTGAATGCGCAGTGGGAGGATCATGTCCTTGCCGCGCTGGATATGAACAGCGAGGACTATGTCCTACTCATTTTGACAAGGGCGGATTTTGTGCGCGCGGCAGAATGCGCCCGTGTTCTCCTGCACCGAATTGCGCGGGCAGAGGAGATGTGA
- a CDS encoding fructose bisphosphate aldolase, protein MNQEQLKRMTEDKGFIAALDQSGGSTPKALKAYGVDESAYSGEEEMFTRVHEMRTRIIKSPSFDKSEILAAILFENTMDRRIDSLFTADFLWEKKGIVPILKVDKGLADEKDGVQLMKPIPGLDELLDRANERHIFGTKMRSVIKQANPDGIRAVIDQQFEVGMQIVRKGLVPILEPEVDIHCPDKAKAEEIMLGCMKEHLAKLPADAKIMFKVTIPTVDNLYAEIMKDSHVVRVVALSGGYTMDDANEKLARNHGLIASFSRALAQDLRFSQSDDEFNAVLKKAIDSIYRASIT, encoded by the coding sequence ATGAATCAGGAACAACTCAAACGCATGACCGAGGACAAAGGCTTCATCGCGGCGCTCGACCAGAGCGGCGGCTCCACGCCGAAGGCACTCAAGGCGTACGGTGTCGACGAGAGCGCCTACAGCGGCGAGGAGGAGATGTTCACGCGCGTTCACGAAATGCGCACGCGCATCATCAAGAGCCCCTCGTTCGACAAGAGCGAAATCCTCGCGGCAATCCTCTTTGAGAACACGATGGATCGTCGGATCGACAGCCTCTTCACCGCAGACTTCCTCTGGGAGAAGAAGGGCATCGTCCCCATCCTCAAGGTCGACAAGGGGCTTGCCGACGAGAAGGACGGCGTTCAGCTCATGAAGCCCATTCCGGGACTCGACGAGCTGCTTGACCGCGCAAACGAGCGTCACATCTTCGGCACAAAGATGCGCTCCGTCATCAAACAGGCGAACCCCGACGGCATTCGCGCCGTCATCGACCAGCAGTTCGAGGTCGGCATGCAGATCGTCCGCAAGGGACTCGTCCCCATCCTCGAACCCGAGGTCGACATCCACTGCCCCGACAAGGCAAAGGCAGAGGAGATCATGCTCGGCTGCATGAAGGAGCACCTCGCAAAGCTGCCCGCCGATGCCAAGATCATGTTCAAGGTCACCATCCCGACCGTCGACAACCTCTACGCAGAGATCATGAAGGACAGCCACGTCGTCCGTGTCGTCGCCCTCAGCGGCGGCTACACCATGGACGATGCGAACGAAAAGCTCGCCCGCAACCACGGCCTCATCGCCAGCTTCTCGCGCGCCCTCGCGCAGGATCTGCGCTTCTCGCAGAGCGACGATGAATTCAACGCCGTCCTCAAGAAGGCAATCGACAGCATCTACAGAGCCTCCATCACCTGA
- a CDS encoding class I SAM-dependent methyltransferase, whose product MSALEDESGIWDERYRSAATEEGRIVQQDVSENVMNLPEPIHAMLDVGCGTGDMVMAWARHGAAATGLDISAQAIQSARAASCAAQLQDNCSFVVGDWTALELDAYDWRHAFDLVFSAMGPDMRDPASLQKMNTSSRGYCRLLIFHDGQNALAELASQRLGLPLPPSPPGGEDVIRAQLSAYTVSAEDVVCRIAYEAPTARWRSYLQQLFPAQSCHPLLDEIIQEQGGCNERMIVQTDAVYRMLTWKV is encoded by the coding sequence ATGTCTGCATTGGAAGATGAGAGCGGTATTTGGGACGAGCGTTACCGATCCGCAGCAACGGAAGAGGGGCGTATTGTTCAGCAGGATGTATCTGAAAATGTCATGAACTTACCGGAGCCGATCCATGCAATGCTTGATGTTGGCTGCGGCACGGGGGATATGGTCATGGCATGGGCGCGGCACGGGGCAGCGGCAACGGGGCTTGATATCTCTGCGCAGGCAATTCAGTCTGCGCGGGCTGCCTCGTGTGCGGCGCAGCTGCAAGACAACTGCAGCTTTGTTGTGGGGGATTGGACGGCGCTGGAGCTCGATGCCTATGATTGGCGGCATGCGTTTGATCTGGTGTTCAGTGCGATGGGACCCGATATGAGAGATCCTGCGTCGTTGCAAAAGATGAATACGAGCAGCAGGGGATATTGCCGCTTGCTGATTTTCCATGATGGGCAGAATGCGCTTGCGGAGCTTGCTTCGCAGAGATTGGGGCTCCCCCTGCCTCCTAGTCCGCCCGGTGGAGAGGATGTGATTCGGGCGCAGCTCTCCGCATATACGGTTTCTGCGGAAGATGTTGTCTGTAGGATTGCCTATGAGGCGCCGACTGCGCGTTGGCGTTCCTATCTGCAGCAGCTCTTTCCTGCACAGAGCTGTCATCCACTGTTGGATGAGATCATACAGGAGCAGGGCGGCTGCAATGAACGCATGATTGTTCAAACGGACGCTGTCTATCGCATGCTCACATGGAAGGTGTGA
- a CDS encoding ABC transporter ATP-binding protein/permease, protein MVMRQSIRESGVFLRRCWHLAAPFWRSRARIKVGGMLAVAMAFNIANVYLTIRLNTWSKDFFNAMENKDGDEFMYQLGLLFGLAAIGLFLYANQKYLCDKAVQMWRGWLSENYTERWLETKLYYRAVFRKSIDNPDQRIAEDLYLFPKLTVAMVFDFVDSFGSLGAFAVILWGLSEAYTINGVYIPGFMLWITVGFVIVGTWLVHRIGHRLIGLERRRQEYEADYRSALIRLRDRAKDIALHGGEDREAVVTKASFARVFDIWVKNLLKKRQLNYFNSGYAQASGVVPYLLAAPKYFSGAFQMGELMQTVSAFNGMRVSLSWFILNYSVLAEWKAVVDRLTEFDALLRERDMESPFARLESRDGGLHINPMHLEFPDERITGRDVVFSLMPGERVALTGPSGSGKTTLLYALRGLWPFGRGRVEVPEGRQLFLTQTPYLPTAPLSDVLSYPDSSLRISRERCREILSLVELEHLAESGEAGAAWDKTLSSGEQQRLAFGRIWAQRPDWVFLDEALSCVDPACRERILRRLHADFPSMSVLSVEHYGADSPFYERQIDITAAAQEGGH, encoded by the coding sequence ATGGTGATGCGTCAGTCGATTCGCGAGAGCGGCGTTTTTCTGCGGCGCTGCTGGCATCTGGCGGCGCCGTTCTGGCGGAGCAGGGCGCGTATCAAGGTTGGCGGTATGCTTGCGGTCGCGATGGCATTCAACATCGCAAATGTCTATCTGACGATTCGGCTGAATACGTGGTCGAAGGATTTTTTCAACGCCATGGAGAACAAAGACGGCGATGAGTTTATGTATCAGCTGGGTCTTTTGTTCGGATTGGCGGCGATTGGTCTCTTCCTGTATGCCAATCAAAAGTATCTCTGTGACAAGGCGGTGCAGATGTGGCGCGGCTGGCTTTCGGAGAACTATACGGAGCGTTGGCTGGAGACGAAGCTCTATTACCGCGCGGTGTTTCGCAAGAGTATCGACAATCCGGATCAGCGCATTGCAGAGGATCTGTATCTTTTCCCAAAGCTGACGGTGGCGATGGTGTTTGACTTTGTCGATTCGTTTGGATCTTTGGGCGCCTTTGCGGTGATCCTGTGGGGGCTGTCCGAGGCCTATACGATCAACGGTGTCTATATCCCGGGATTCATGCTCTGGATTACCGTCGGATTTGTGATCGTCGGCACTTGGCTGGTGCATCGCATTGGACACCGACTGATCGGACTAGAGCGGCGTCGGCAGGAGTATGAGGCGGACTACCGCAGCGCGCTGATCCGTCTGCGTGATCGCGCCAAGGATATCGCGCTGCACGGCGGGGAAGACCGCGAGGCGGTCGTGACGAAGGCGTCCTTTGCGCGTGTATTTGACATCTGGGTGAAAAACCTGCTGAAGAAGCGTCAGCTCAACTACTTTAACTCCGGCTATGCACAGGCATCCGGCGTTGTTCCCTACCTGCTGGCTGCGCCAAAATATTTTTCCGGGGCATTCCAGATGGGGGAACTGATGCAGACGGTGTCGGCCTTTAATGGGATGCGCGTGTCCCTCTCGTGGTTTATTCTAAACTATTCTGTACTGGCGGAGTGGAAGGCGGTCGTCGATCGTCTGACAGAGTTCGATGCGCTGCTGCGTGAGCGGGACATGGAATCTCCCTTTGCGCGGCTGGAAAGTCGGGATGGCGGGCTGCATATCAATCCGATGCATTTGGAGTTCCCGGATGAGAGAATCACAGGCAGGGATGTTGTTTTCAGTCTGATGCCGGGCGAACGCGTGGCTCTCACGGGTCCGTCCGGGAGCGGAAAGACGACGCTCCTCTATGCGCTTCGCGGCTTATGGCCGTTTGGCAGAGGGCGGGTCGAGGTTCCTGAGGGGCGCCAGCTGTTTTTGACGCAGACACCTTATTTGCCTACAGCACCCCTGTCCGATGTGCTCTCGTATCCGGATTCTTCCCTGCGTATCTCAAGGGAGCGGTGCCGCGAGATTCTGTCACTTGTGGAGCTGGAGCATTTGGCGGAGAGCGGCGAAGCGGGGGCGGCATGGGATAAGACGCTCTCCTCCGGGGAGCAGCAGCGGCTGGCTTTCGGCAGGATCTGGGCGCAGAGACCGGACTGGGTGTTCTTGGATGAGGCTCTTTCCTGCGTGGATCCTGCGTGCCGCGAGAGGATTCTGCGGCGGCTGCATGCGGACTTCCCGTCCATGAGCGTACTGAGTGTCGAGCACTATGGCGCGGACAGTCCCTTCTACGAGCGACAGATCGACATAACGGCGGCAGCGCAGGAGGGAGGACATTGA
- a CDS encoding TonB-dependent siderophore receptor — translation MLTLLLSGGMAQAAEQGETGRQNDAAAQESQTNDVNVRHAVRTPAVHVYATRLDDTSSAAGKIPMKLSDTPASLTIVNTDEIERLGVYNLTDALEYNAGITVAPRGYDNLYNFSKIRGFDVTQNNISINGMKAFHTTDNLLSPELYGVDRVEILRGPSSTAYGSAALGGRINLELKRPQREDFNEVQVQIGNQKEKMLAVDINRTSTDRSLYGRFVAMVRGNDLFYDNTDQTRIYIAPSITKSWGDRTKLTFFPFWQKDKVDGYAYSPRTRLPGDPLYGIMPDRFFVGVSGWDRYEQEQQGISYELEHKFNKQLSFHQKVGWRKTEITSYQSAGAYMPIPGIYRRFGAMIDSEATAYFSDQFVQLHREGKAGSADTILGFDWRYENTSDKQAMRMLSPWTLPQIRDYVGGAPIPADPDAVMPMDDLDYWSRERGFYVMHTQKVGRFTFSGGVRRGLYAQYSQRDDEQYSQGAWTGQAGVVYEAGKGLHPYLHWNNSFEPSAFHDVNGKLLGPTTGQEWELGVHYIPRPNVQVTASVFDLRHQNLPRAVPATSYYESIGEVMSQGFELEGRVALNPNLRLLGSYTYLDNRITADKNPHRIGRKPSGVAMHSLNLRADAVLQKYNDGELTLGFGARYIGSRMDESNAISMGGVMLYDSSLSLARGDSSLTLHVRNLFDKKYVSNIESLWGTPTGFMGQERTFILSYIRRW, via the coding sequence ATGTTGACGCTTTTGCTCAGCGGAGGAATGGCACAGGCGGCGGAGCAGGGGGAGACAGGCCGACAAAACGATGCAGCCGCGCAGGAATCACAGACGAACGATGTCAATGTGCGGCATGCTGTCCGAACCCCTGCGGTGCATGTCTATGCGACGCGACTGGATGATACGTCGAGCGCAGCCGGCAAGATTCCGATGAAGCTCAGCGATACACCGGCGTCGCTTACGATTGTCAATACGGATGAGATCGAGCGTCTGGGTGTATACAATCTGACGGACGCACTGGAATACAATGCAGGCATCACGGTTGCGCCGCGTGGCTATGACAATCTCTATAATTTCAGCAAGATACGTGGTTTTGATGTGACGCAGAACAATATTTCCATCAATGGCATGAAGGCGTTCCACACGACGGACAATCTGCTCAGTCCCGAACTCTACGGCGTCGACCGCGTGGAGATTCTGAGAGGTCCCTCATCGACAGCATACGGGAGTGCTGCACTGGGCGGACGGATCAATCTGGAGCTCAAGCGTCCGCAGCGTGAGGATTTCAACGAGGTGCAGGTTCAGATCGGAAATCAGAAGGAGAAGATGCTCGCCGTTGACATCAATCGCACGAGCACAGACCGCTCACTTTATGGACGGTTTGTGGCGATGGTGCGGGGAAATGATCTGTTCTACGACAATACCGATCAGACGCGTATTTATATTGCGCCGTCGATTACGAAGTCGTGGGGAGATCGTACGAAACTGACATTTTTCCCGTTCTGGCAGAAAGACAAGGTGGACGGATATGCATATTCTCCGCGTACGCGGCTGCCGGGAGATCCTCTGTATGGGATTATGCCGGATCGCTTCTTCGTCGGTGTTTCGGGCTGGGATCGCTATGAACAGGAGCAGCAGGGGATCAGCTATGAGCTTGAGCACAAGTTCAATAAGCAGCTGAGTTTTCATCAAAAAGTCGGTTGGCGGAAGACGGAGATTACTTCGTATCAGTCGGCGGGCGCGTATATGCCTATTCCCGGCATATATAGACGCTTTGGCGCGATGATTGACAGCGAGGCCACGGCCTATTTCTCCGATCAGTTCGTTCAGCTTCACCGGGAGGGGAAAGCAGGTTCTGCAGATACGATCCTTGGCTTTGACTGGCGTTATGAAAATACCTCGGACAAACAGGCAATGCGGATGCTCTCGCCATGGACGCTGCCCCAGATTCGGGACTACGTCGGCGGCGCGCCGATCCCTGCGGATCCCGATGCGGTCATGCCCATGGACGACCTCGATTATTGGAGCAGAGAGCGCGGCTTCTATGTCATGCATACGCAGAAGGTGGGGCGTTTTACGTTCAGCGGCGGTGTGCGGCGCGGGCTCTATGCGCAGTACAGTCAGCGGGATGATGAGCAGTACAGTCAGGGTGCGTGGACCGGGCAGGCCGGCGTTGTCTATGAGGCGGGCAAGGGGCTGCATCCCTATCTGCACTGGAACAATTCCTTTGAGCCGTCGGCGTTCCATGATGTCAACGGCAAGCTGCTCGGGCCAACGACGGGGCAGGAATGGGAACTCGGTGTGCACTACATCCCGCGTCCCAATGTTCAGGTGACGGCGTCGGTTTTTGATCTGCGGCATCAGAATCTCCCGCGTGCTGTTCCTGCAACGTCGTATTATGAGTCGATCGGAGAGGTGATGTCGCAGGGATTTGAACTGGAAGGCCGCGTTGCGCTGAATCCGAATCTGCGCCTCTTGGGGTCGTACACCTATTTGGATAATCGCATTACGGCGGATAAAAACCCGCACCGTATCGGCAGAAAACCGTCCGGGGTTGCGATGCACAGTCTCAACCTCCGTGCAGATGCGGTGCTGCAGAAGTACAATGACGGCGAGCTGACGCTCGGCTTCGGCGCACGGTATATAGGCAGCCGCATGGATGAGAGCAATGCGATCTCGATGGGCGGCGTGATGCTCTATGACAGCTCGCTTTCCCTCGCGCGCGGGGACAGCAGCCTCACGCTCCATGTGCGCAATCTTTTCGACAAGAAATACGTCTCAAATATTGAGTCTTTATGGGGAACTCCCACGGGCTTCATGGGACAGGAGCGCACCTTCATCCTGTCCTATATTCGGAGATGGTGA
- a CDS encoding ATP-binding protein, translating into MRIPHFCIIKRTDDRNGNSQRHLPEQTEEELLNILSSAIGSLTNPSKLSATFKSVKGKAISKTTIKRYIDYLEDAFLIDSAIRYDIKGKKYIDTPSKYYFTDLGIRNAMLNFRQVEETHAMENIIFNELKVRGYNVDVGVVVMNETDQTGKKVRKQLEIDFVCNKGSKRYYIQSAFAMPDEKKMQQEQRSLMSTGDGFKKIIITKDAIAPLYNKAGVLVLSIYDFLLNPDSMDL; encoded by the coding sequence ATGCGGATTCCGCATTTTTGTATCATAAAGCGAACGGATGATAGGAATGGAAATTCGCAGAGACACCTACCTGAACAAACTGAGGAAGAACTGCTGAATATCCTATCCTCAGCGATCGGTTCTCTGACCAATCCGAGCAAGCTGTCCGCAACCTTTAAGAGTGTAAAGGGCAAGGCGATCAGCAAGACAACGATCAAACGCTATATTGATTACCTTGAGGACGCATTCCTGATCGACAGTGCAATTCGGTATGATATAAAGGGAAAGAAATATATCGATACACCATCGAAATACTACTTCACCGATCTCGGGATTAGAAATGCCATGTTGAATTTCAGACAGGTCGAAGAGACACACGCTATGGAGAACATCATCTTTAACGAGCTGAAAGTCAGGGGCTATAACGTAGATGTCGGCGTTGTTGTGATGAACGAAACCGATCAGACCGGAAAAAAGGTCAGAAAACAGCTGGAGATCGATTTTGTCTGCAATAAGGGTTCCAAACGATACTATATCCAGTCGGCGTTCGCGATGCCGGATGAAAAGAAAATGCAGCAGGAACAACGCTCTCTGATGAGTACAGGGGACGGATTCAAGAAGATTATCATCACAAAGGATGCCATTGCGCCACTCTACAATAAGGCAGGTGTTTTAGTGCTGAGTATTTACGACTTCCTGTTGAATCCGGACAGCATGGATCTATAG
- a CDS encoding ATP-binding protein: MIPRKHYIDRIRPFIGKDIVKVLTGFRRSGKSVMLELIQQELRAQGVQAAQIIAFNFESFSNAAYLAAAALYEELTRRIAETAGKVYLFFDEIQEIAEWERCINSCRVDFDCDIYITGSNAKLLSGELATYLGGRYVEFVIYPFSFAEYIKSRPAQDTASAFRAYIESGGMPFLANFANTQESARQYLRDIYSSVVLKDIVKRSSIRDVDLLERIITYVMANVGHTFSACSIANYFKSEQRKVAPETILNYIRAACDAYLFYKISREDIVGKKLLSVNEKYYIVDHGLREAVYGSNTRDMDQLLENIVCMELLRRGWHVTVGKSSEREIDFIATKSDRRIYIQVAYLLATEETIAREFGALGSVRDNYPKYVLSMDEFDRSRSGILHRNIRDFLLDEEWG, encoded by the coding sequence ATGATTCCACGCAAACACTACATTGATCGAATCCGTCCATTCATCGGCAAGGACATCGTCAAAGTCCTCACGGGCTTTCGCCGCTCTGGAAAATCCGTCATGCTCGAACTGATTCAGCAGGAACTGCGTGCGCAGGGCGTACAGGCAGCGCAGATCATCGCGTTCAACTTCGAATCCTTCAGCAACGCAGCATATCTGGCCGCCGCCGCGCTCTACGAGGAGCTGACGCGCCGCATCGCGGAGACAGCGGGAAAGGTCTACCTCTTTTTCGACGAGATTCAGGAGATTGCGGAATGGGAGCGCTGCATCAACTCCTGCCGCGTCGATTTTGACTGCGACATCTACATCACCGGCTCGAATGCCAAACTGCTCTCAGGCGAGCTTGCCACCTATCTCGGCGGGCGCTATGTCGAGTTCGTTATCTATCCGTTTTCCTTTGCCGAGTACATCAAGAGCAGGCCGGCGCAGGACACAGCATCTGCATTTCGCGCCTACATCGAGAGCGGCGGTATGCCCTTCCTCGCAAATTTTGCCAACACGCAGGAATCCGCGCGGCAATATCTGCGCGACATCTACAGCTCCGTCGTACTGAAGGACATCGTCAAGCGCAGCAGCATACGCGACGTCGACCTCCTCGAGCGCATCATTACCTACGTCATGGCAAACGTCGGTCACACGTTCAGCGCATGCAGCATCGCGAACTATTTCAAAAGCGAGCAGCGAAAGGTCGCCCCCGAAACCATTCTGAACTATATCCGTGCCGCCTGCGATGCCTATCTTTTTTACAAAATCAGTCGCGAGGACATCGTCGGGAAAAAACTCCTCTCCGTCAACGAGAAATACTACATCGTCGATCACGGACTCAGAGAGGCCGTCTACGGCAGCAATACGCGAGACATGGATCAGCTGCTTGAGAACATCGTCTGCATGGAGCTCCTACGGCGCGGTTGGCACGTCACCGTCGGCAAATCCAGCGAGCGCGAGATCGACTTCATCGCCACCAAAAGTGACAGGCGCATCTACATCCAGGTCGCCTATCTGCTCGCCACAGAGGAAACCATTGCGCGCGAGTTCGGCGCACTGGGGAGCGTACGCGACAACTATCCGAAATACGTCCTCTCCATGGACGAGTTTGACCGCAGCCGCAGCGGCATCCTCCACCGCAATATCCGCGATTTTCTGCTCGATGAGGAGTGGGGGTAA
- a CDS encoding AAA family ATPase, whose protein sequence is MATADQVKSLVKAYIDRNDDRFKTIVLQIAAHEAKLGHDSVARDLKSHIEKLGKRVASVVQLTPQNPMLLLSLPKHDISELIVSDEITEKLQRILNEYRNRHKLHSYGLTNRRKILIEGQPGTGKTFTAAVIASELSLPLYTVQMDKLVTKFMGETSVKLRQIFDSINSLTGVYFFDEFDAIGADRSLDNEVGEMRRILNSFLQFIDQDVSESIIIAATNNQRLLDQALFRRFDDVLHYTLPTEDEIRRLLEYKLISYDKHFKITKPLLKAADGLNHAEIVKICDDAIKTSILTDQPLSAKQIAYLLQERRTVYSYKEA, encoded by the coding sequence GTGGCAACTGCCGATCAGGTAAAAAGCCTTGTAAAAGCATATATCGATCGTAATGACGATAGATTCAAAACGATTGTATTACAAATTGCCGCCCATGAGGCAAAATTGGGACACGATAGCGTTGCACGCGACTTAAAGTCACACATAGAGAAGCTCGGCAAGAGAGTCGCAAGCGTGGTTCAGCTCACACCGCAGAATCCCATGCTGTTATTATCGCTGCCCAAGCACGATATATCCGAGCTGATCGTTTCCGATGAGATCACCGAAAAACTCCAACGCATCCTGAACGAGTACCGCAACCGTCACAAACTTCACTCCTACGGATTAACAAACCGACGCAAAATTCTAATCGAAGGACAGCCCGGTACAGGCAAGACCTTTACAGCAGCAGTCATCGCCTCGGAGCTGTCCCTCCCGCTCTATACCGTGCAAATGGACAAGCTTGTCACAAAATTTATGGGGGAAACCAGTGTAAAACTACGCCAGATCTTCGACAGTATCAATTCGCTCACCGGCGTATATTTTTTTGATGAATTTGACGCCATCGGAGCAGATAGAAGCCTCGATAATGAAGTCGGTGAAATGCGGCGAATTCTCAATTCTTTCCTCCAATTCATTGATCAGGACGTTTCCGAAAGTATCATCATTGCTGCAACGAACAATCAAAGACTGTTAGATCAGGCACTGTTCCGACGCTTTGACGACGTACTCCATTATACCCTGCCAACAGAAGACGAAATCCGTCGCCTCCTGGAATACAAACTCATCAGTTACGACAAACATTTCAAAATAACAAAGCCACTCTTAAAAGCCGCTGACGGTCTCAACCATGCGGAGATTGTCAAAATCTGCGACGATGCCATAAAAACCTCCATCCTAACGGATCAGCCCTTGAGCGCAAAACAGATTGCATATCTATTGCAGGAAAGGAGAACTGTCTATTCCTATAAGGAGGCGTGA
- a CDS encoding HIRAN domain-containing protein codes for MQLTKGMPGALVGAWGGDALPPAPFSQAIYLTHFPIAGAYYVEGWADLVADMQAGDTLNLLREPENEHDTHAIKVVDAAQKKLGYMPRRMNHIPARLMDAWNTGG; via the coding sequence ATGCAGCTGACGAAGGGAATGCCGGGCGCACTGGTCGGCGCTTGGGGCGGCGATGCACTGCCGCCCGCACCATTTTCGCAGGCAATCTACCTCACGCATTTCCCCATCGCGGGGGCGTACTATGTGGAGGGCTGGGCTGACCTCGTTGCGGATATGCAGGCAGGAGATACGCTGAACCTCCTGCGAGAGCCCGAGAACGAGCACGATACCCATGCGATCAAGGTGGTCGATGCGGCACAAAAAAAGCTCGGCTATATGCCGCGCCGTATGAACCACATCCCTGCGCGACTCATGGATGCCTGGAACACTGGCGGTTGA